The Oceanidesulfovibrio indonesiensis region GTGCAGCGGGGCTCGTTTGAGGGCACGGCCACGCAGAAGTTGTTCAGCGTGAGGCCGTATTTGCCCATCTCCTGCTTCTCGTCGTGGGGGCAAAGCCATGTCCAGTGGATGGTTTGGTGCACCTGTTTGGCGGCCTCGTTGTGGCAGGACAGGCACGCCGTGGTAACCTCCGGTCCCGAGGTGAAGTTGCCCTGCAGGGCCTCGTGCTTGGAGTGGTCCGTAGTGACCCAGCGCGCAGGCTGCTGCGTTCGCGCCCGGGCCTCGTCCGCGCCGTAAGTTTTTTGCGGCTGCTCCTGTTGCGTGGCGGCGACGACCGGCCATACGCACATGAACGAGAGCGCCACGAGCGCGAGGATCGTCCAGATGCTCGCTGATCGGTTGCGTTTCATCGCTCCTGTCCCCCTGTTGTATGGTTGACCGCTCCGAGAGCGGTTGGCTGGCAGACTGTTTGGTTTGTTTTCACTTTACACGAAATTCGGATATTTCCCAACCATGTCGAAGGTGAATATGCGCACGTGTCAAGTCTCCCGGGAAATCTTTACATAGGCGCTTTTTCCGACGAGCCGCACCGCCAGGGCAGTCATTCCAAGCGCCATCACGGCGCCGAGATGGGTTATGTCCACCACCAGGGTCAGCTCCGGTCCGAGATGCATGTCAGGCAGGTTCTTGAGCACCCGCAGGAGCCCGGTGGCGACGATGGTGGCCCAAAGCACGATACGCAGCCAGCCGGAAAGAGTGATGCGGCCGGCTACTGGAGCGAGGCGGGCTGCGGCGTATCCAAGCAGCGCCAGCAGAATGGCAGCGCCCACGTAGTGCATCGCGTGGGTGAAGTAGTAATC contains the following coding sequences:
- a CDS encoding FeS-binding protein — its product is MRMRTLLFILLMAAMAVSGFGQMPIFKRYYVADLPGMAWTADYYFTHAMHYVGAAILLALLGYAAARLAPVAGRITLSGWLRIVLWATIVATGLLRVLKNLPDMHLGPELTLVVDITHLGAVMALGMTALAVRLVGKSAYVKISRET